ATATCCATTTGGAAGCTGTGTGTGTACACCGAGGGTCAGTGGTCCAGGAGGAGGATATtgcacttaaaatgttttttgtttgtttatgttgttttgtttgattCTCAGAAACGTAGTAGCCCTTGTAAGCCCCTCTAGGTTTGCGGTGTAAGTTGCATTGGTGTTTCTGTGTTGAGAAAAATTGGCATAATCTCAGATTTGGTTCTTAGAATCGCAccaagaatattttctaaaaagccTGCTGTACCCAGCTTCAAgcccaagatgtggaaacaaagcAGAGGCAGTCCCCTACCTCACATTTCCCAAGTTTTATTTGAGCAgatgatatttgaaaattaatatttacctCAGTCTGATTTGCATTATTACTTAGTTAGTTGTgttgctgtctgtctgtcttgttGGGTAGTGAATTTGGAGCAGAAACTATTTAGGTTTGTATCTTGCCTCTTCATGCAATGGGcaagtgtttgttgaattaaattgggatggaaatattaatatatcaggaGGCTAAACATGGAAAAATTACAACAGAAATTGtggtgagagaaaaaaacaaagaaaaaacttgtTTCACTTGTTAAAGTTGTAGAAACAGAATGGAAACTTTTAATTACAATTATTCTGGATGTTAAGGGAGCACTTAGCCTTTGGTATTACATAATCCAGGAGTTTCAGACTAGAGGCGAAGCAGATAATCTTCACAGTGTCTTAAAGTGGGACACAAAGCGTGTTCTCACATGGCTAGTTCAGTAGTGCATGTTTCCTCCCTAGCCTTATAAACATGTAAGTTTGCCTGTGTTCCCTCTTTATAGGTCTGGTTCAGAATTATTCTCATTGTGGTTCCttgattctaaaataaattacatacacTGTGTGAAAATCTGCATATGTTTAGGAAGCAAGGTTATAGTCATAACTTATTTTGAACAGAGTTGGAAAAATGGATTATGTTACTCAGAAAGCAAAGGACTCCCTAAAGTGTTTACATTATCAAgtttgaaagtaattttaaacCATATTTTCAATAATTACTAGGCTGAGAATTTTGAGTTTCTTGTCGATACAATATAAGTTATAAGTTTCTTTCTTTGAAGGTTTGGTCAAACAACTTCAAATTATAAATCTGGaatgctaaagaaaaaattatagacaTTGATATTGAAGAAAATGAAGCGAAACCTAAATGAGAATTTGACTCGAAGTACAGCAGGTAttgaacatcttttattttttaattttctgtattttgtataTACCATGTAAAACTTATATGGTTATAGATGGAACATTTTGGAAGGAACTTGTAAAAACATTGAACATTTAGTCTAGCTTCTTTACTTTTTAGGTCCAAGGCAGTAAAATAACTTACTCAAGGCAAAACATATATAGTGGTGAGATGGTAATAAGATCAAACTTTCCCAGATTTATTCTGGTGTGCTTTCTGTAAATTCTATGTGCTTGGGTTATTCTGTGCTTTTAAGccgaaaacaaagaaatacatctgtttttatttgtatttgtgacTGACTTGTTCCAAATATTTCCAGAATCACTTCTGTCTTCCTAATAGCTTATCCCAGCATTTCGGCTTCCCCAATTTATTAGTTAGTATAAGGACAGAGGGTAAGAATGATGAGAACCAGGGGATTGATGATGCCAcacaatgaagataataataactGTTATTTGTGGTGGATGTGCTGTTTTCAAGAcatttaattatacatatttttatttaatccataCACCAATCCTCCGAGATAAGTTATTATCATCCCTGTTTTCTAGATGAGAAACCAAGGCAAAAAGAGGTGAAATAAGTAATCTGTGAAGTGGTAGAACCAAGATTTGAACCTAGGAATCTGGCTGCAGAGTCCATGGTTTTAATCAGATGTTATCATGTTTGTATGTCCTATTGGCACAGAGTTTAAGGAAATTGCCCCAGTTTATACTCTGAAATTGTAATTCAAACCTACTTTGAAGTCAtagttcaaacccaggcagtctgactccagaggccACATTATTCTACCAGTCTTTCAGCAGAGGGTTTTCACAGAGCCTGTATTCTCCTGCAGTACAAGTGATGATGGACCAGCTAGAGAATGGTATAGTGGCAAGAGATCTGAACTGAAGTTTAGGAAGCTTGGAACCTATCTAGGTTCTCTTCTACTGACTTGCTCTGTAGTAGTGGGCAAGCCTTTGAACCTCTTTACCCTTTGAGCTCCCTACTAAGCTTTAAAGTTTATACATTGTGATTTTTGGCCTGACTTAAGATCCTAAATTTGCCATCTGGAGGAATTGGAGTATTTATTCTCATTTGGATTCGATATTATCATCCTTTAAGGCATTCTCAAAATGATCCACAAAAAATATTGCAGACATCTGGGGTGCTTGTTAAAATTGCAGTTTTGGGTTCCAGGCCAAATCTATTGAAGTAAAATCTATGAGAGTGTGATCTAGGAGCCTGTATGTTAAGCAGAAGCCCAGATAAATCTTAGTCGAAGTAAACTTTGAGAACCATGGCCTGAAAGGATGTGCTACCATAGCCCAAAcagtggttagggtttggaaaACATGGTTCAAAGTTTGGTTCTTCCTCACCTCTGTTGTACTCCAAGTGTCCCTTccaatggatatgttaattggcAAACACAGGAGGGaagtaaggaaaacaaaaaggggATTTCAAAAGAGtttctctgggggggggggggaagggagtatgggcaatatacataacctaaacttttgtacccccataataagctgaaattaaaaaaagggttgggggatgagggaggaggtgggaattACTTCCAAACAAGAGGAATTAAAACAATGTTAAGGTAGAATAAGAAAGGACTTTTGGAGAGACAAATGAGGGTATTCAGGATcttaaaaagaatgcaaaaacaaatccATGGATATATGGAAATATATCCATAATCATATTAACATATAGAAGTAGACAAATTTAAGTTGTATAttatatagtaattattttataacTGGATCTGGTTATTTGCCTATTATATACTGATATATTGTTATATTCAATTTAGGCTGTTTGCCTGTACCATTATTTAATCAGAAAAAGAGGAACAGACAGCCATTAACTTCTAATCCACTTAAAAATGATGCAGGTATCAGTACTGCTTCTGACAGTTATGATTTCCCTTCTCTACCAACAGGTAAGAAAATGAGTAAGGTAAGaattttcaggaaataaaaactaGGATTATAGAAAATTaccaattctattttattataatgaaaatagaaagtatatatatttttcttttttccactatCCACACATAGAAATTACTTGGCTCTTTCTGAACATTCTAGTTCTGGAGTTTgagtttccttgtctgcaaaagTGGATTAGCATTTAAATGGAGTATCTTAGGTCTGGAGCCTTTGTTCTAATGACATAGTAACCTtcattgtaaaaaatttttttctttttcaaaacacatATGCATATTGTAACTTACATCTTTGGTGGTCAAGAATGGGAGAAGTTTAGTTGCCTCAGGAACAGGGCATGGGAAcacaggaaaaatggaaaaaagacttTAGGAAGTTCAGAAGCCCAGGAATTTCTGGTGCTTGGCTTGGCcttagtcttttttctcttctcatggcatttttacttttttcatttgttggCTCTTTActctctgctatggtctgaatgtgtacCCCCAATCCCTggcccaaaattcatatgttgaaacttaatagCCAATGTGAatagtattagaaggtggggtCTTTAGGGTGGTCATTAAGTCACGAGggaagagccctcatgaatggaattagtgactTTATAAAAGTGGTGTGAGTGAGATGTTCCATGCTTCtctcatgtgaggacacagtaggaagcaccatctatgaagcagagagcaagccttcaccagatactgaatctgctggtgccttgatttagacttctcagcttccagaaccatgagaaatacatTCCTCTTTTTAAGTTAtccagtctaagatattttgttataacagcccaaatgaactaagacactcTCTTATCCAGTTGGCTTCCTTATAGCTTTAACTAGCATATGAACTAAGTTGCCTTTGCATAACCTTTTAGTTCTAGTTCTCAGAAGTCATTGGTAGACTGCCTTCTGTATCTATTCAAATCCTAGAGACAGAGAGCGTCTGATTCAGCTTATCTTTTAAGTGAGGCCGCTAAAATCCTGGCTTAGCTTTATGGTTATGGCTCTTTCCTCTGAACCAATTAGCTGTAGTAGTGGGTCCTGGAGggttttaatatttgttgactttttatttccctctggATGAAGGCATGGGCAGGCAGACATTCTGAAATATACTTGGTATGTGCTGGttatatacatttacattttggGGGCACACTTAAAAAGTCATTAATAGGATTTTATataactagaattttaaaatatctttacatATAGTAATACTTGTTAATTTCATACAATGTGTTCCCAAAGacctttatatatttcttttttttttttgagacagagtctcactctgttgcccgggctagagtgagtgccgtggcgtcagtctagctcacagcaacctcaaactcctgggcttaagcgatcctactgcctcagcctcccgagtagctgggactacaggcatgtgccaccatgcccggctaattttttgtacatatatattttagttgtccatataatttctttctatttttagtagagacggggtctcgctcttgctcaggctggtctcgaactcctgacctcgagcgatccacccgcctcggcctcccagagtgttaggattacaggcgtgagccaccgcgcccggcctgacctttatatatttctaaatctataattattattttgttttcttctacacTTGAGAAATTTTAGGTATGAAGCTCATATTACTCCCATTTTTatggataaaaaattaaaaattcacatggATATGCACAAGTGGGCATTTATCTGGCCCTGTTccattatttaaacaattttccaccatttaaaatatttttataaatagcctGAATGCTGACCTTGAAAAATAACAGTTTGAGCTACTTAGGAGGCCAATGCCTTATCCATTAGGCGACTGGGGCTTCTCAGTTTGAGCTACTTGATAAGGAAATGTGTCCTCCTGAACTCTTTAAGCTCTGACCAGGATTACTATTTGTCAGATGTATAAGATTCTTGTATGGAGTAAGAGATAGGACTATATCAGTGTTTTTCCAATTAGTCAGACTGGGgcacaactgatttttttttaatgattgaattggcttttatttgcaacTGATGAATTGTGCAGTatcccatttataaaatagaaaggtACTAAGCTAGGCATGGCATGGTTTTTGTAAGATAATTTGAGCAGAAACAAGGAAACAGCATAGTGCAAAAAGCAGATTGGTTAACATCATGCCACTTTCCTTGTGTGGGTTAAAGCAGAGGGGCTTCCTCATCATGCCAACTAAAACTGGCTTATTTGGGGATTTGGCTATCATCTCTCTCTCCTAATTTCTCAGAAGGTCAGATCTTACAACTAAATAGTTTAGGTTTCAGTTTGGTGTTGTGGAACCTTAGCATGAATGACTCCATTTTGGGTTGGTCTGCTGAGGTTTAAATTTGATTTAACACTACATTGATACATCATTAATCAGCCAGAGTCTATAgcttacattagagttcactcttggtaCAActgatctttttctattttaaatatatttagatacacaaataccattgtgttacaattgtctacagtattcagtacagtaacatgttgtacagatGATGCTCACACAACAAAGAAATGGCCTAACAATGCATTTGTCAGagtgtatccccattgttaagcacaACGAACAAATggcctaacgatgcatttctcagagtaTATCCCCATTGTGACGTGTGATTGTGTTAGAGTACATCACACATAGTAAGGATAAGATTAGATGGtcaaattttatgttctttcccCCTTTATCTCTCTCTAACATACACGCACCATGCATATATGTGCTCTGGGTTCTGATATATTTCTTTCCTTGGAGTGGGATAAAACAAGTTCAAGAAACATTGAATTAGATTGAATTTATGTTACAAAGTATAAGATAATATACTGGGATTGATTGTGGCAAAGATATagatgaaatcattttctttccttaaaatacAATGGGGAAGAATGacatctataaaaattaataaggcaGACTCTAACAAATTCTACAACAAAGTGCTGTTGAAGAACAAGTCCATATCTtaagttttttcttcttcaagatttTAAATCCCCCaaattgaataaatatgaaataattattttgaaaaatactaccTGTCTTTCTTTTACTTATATTACTTATGTCTTTTGAGATTGGGCCTGGGAAGCTATGAATCCAGAGCTGGCTCCTTTAACGAAAACAATGAACACAGggtatgtggaaaaaaataaaccaatgaatGTATGTCTGTTACTGACTGTTGTTGttcttctatgtatattttacatttctctgtTTGAAAATAAACTACTAATATTTAACAAGACATATTTCCTTGAAAGGCAAATACCACATTTGGTTTCTCGTCCTCTGAGAAGTCAAGATTCTATGCCTAATTCTATTCAGTCGAATACTGAAAGAAACCAGTGTGGTTGGAGGTGAGCATacttaaaatttctctttcttcttctattccttcttttttttccctatcctCCTCTCCATCTatccctcctttttctcttcctcctttctttgacagaattacatttagaaaatttCTATATTACTAACTATAGCAATCAATATTAGCTACATTTTATGAAAGAAGTTAAGAGAACATGcatattaaactttaaaaataggtaaatttggcagtgattacatttcaaaagaattttttatgtTGTAATGAAATTTCTGCCAATATTTATCATCATGAATTTATGATTTTGCTTATGGATCATTAATGATCTAGTTGATAGTAGATAAAGAGACAGAAATCATTGTATCTTaatgttgtatatatttagaaattgagAACCAAACAGAATGCTTAATCTTACCTCTTAAGACAGTCAGCTGCAAggtaaacagaacaaaataagaaagaaaaatgcaggcTGAGATGCATATGCATCTGCAATGGTAGGGGCTCAAGAAATGAAGAGACTGTCAGGGAGATGGCGAGGATACTTGCAATAAGGATCTAAGTTTAATGTTtaagtgtgaaaaaataaataggaaaagggCATGGGTTATATTTTAGGTTGGATTTTAGTATCCTTGGATAAGTGGCAATattgaaggaaataattttggAAGCACAGTACTGAAAAAACAACACCAAACACATATCAGTCATTGTTAAGtactttgatatattttaatcCTTACAACGACCATGTGAAGTTAATATTACcctcatttttattaaagatcttatatttttttaaaaagcaggaaactTTTTTATGTACTAGTTaataaatatactgaaataatatttttatttagaaaattagttttgattttattattcatGCTGGTTTCCTCAGGACCAGTCCCTAAGTTTCTTCAGGACCAGGGATTCAAACCAGGCCTAGTCAGTGTCTTGGGATGGTCCTTGGAGGCATTGTTCCAGCTGTAGGTGCTAGAAGAAAATCCATTCTGATGAGTGTTAGAGAACTAGGTAACAGATTGTAATGTGAATAGGCAGCTAGTATTGGACATTCCAATTTCAAATGATAGATGATCTATCAGACTGTTGGAATACAACAGAAAATTCAGGGGCAGAAGACATTTGAAAACCCAAGCAAGCAGTTGGTAATCTGCTGAAAGTCTCTTAAACCAGTGAAAGCTTTAAACTTCAGCTTTAGAGTCTAGGctagagttgccagatttagcaaataaaaatacaggataccTAATTAAATTTGAGTTTCAGGGAATCAGCCACTAATTTTTTAGTAGGTGTCACAGCCAGTATTTGAgacatacttatattaaaaatttatttgatggccaacaaacatatgaaaaatgctcaacatctctaatcatcaaggaaatgcaaatcaaaaccacaatgagatatcacttaactccagtgagaatggcctttatcaaaaaaatcccaaaacaataaatgttggcgtggatacggagagacaggaacactcatacactgctggtggaactgcaaactagtgcaacccctgtggaaagcaatatggagataccttaaacagatacaagtagacctaccatttgatccagcaatcccattattgggcatctacccaaaagaacaaaagacattctataaaaaagatatctgcacccgaatgtttatagcagcacaattcacaatcgcaaagatgtggaaacaacccaaatgcccatcaatacgtgtatggattagtaaaatgtggtatatgtataccatggagtattactcaactgtaagaaataacggtgatatagaatctcttatgttctcgtggatagagttggaacgcattctactaagtgaagtatcccaagaatggaaaaataagcaccacatgtactcaccagcaaattggtttccctaatcatcgcccaagtgcacatttgggaataacaccaactgggtgtcaggcagatgtggtgggggaggggatgggtgtatacctacgtaatgagtgcgatgcacaccatctggggaatggacacgcttgaagctcggACTCCCGGGGGGCGggtgggggcatgggcaatatacatgtaacctaaacttttgtacccccataatatgctgaaaaaaaaaagatctttaagCTCCTTGGTAATTTCTGGACAGCCTTAGCTTAAATACTCTTAAACCAGAGGTTCCTATGTCCCCACAGGCATTTAATGAGGGAGAAGagaattttagtttctttctcttataaTTATCATGTTGTCTTCTATTTTGTGTCAGTGTGCATCTCCATTTCAGTAGCTTCCCTTGTTTTAGATGTTCTGGCTTTTTCAGGGAAGACTATTTTTCTAACTTCTCTCTAAGGTTTTTATAGTCTCACTACTCCCATAATTGATTATGTCCAACAGTTTTCAGGGTTTTACGATGTTTAGATATGTTACTTTTATTCTCTTAAAGAATGTTATAACAATAGGTATTATAGAGGTtacagtataaattttaaaaatgttatttctaaaagAGAATACCCATACATCAATTTTTGATTGATTCTTCATGATATTTTATGCCAACTGAAGGAGATATTACTTGTTTTCCTACTGCTCTGAACTGTGAGTAATTGAATATAATCTAATCAGACAGTTAAAGTCTGGGAGTTTTCATTAGCAGAGGAAAATTTACCATGAAATTAATGATGCTTAAGCATCATGGCACTCATTTGCATTGTCCCCTTCAGAGTCATCTCTTCATCCATGAGCCAGAGAAGCAGCAACTTGAACAGAGTGTAGGCCTTGTGAAGTTCTCTCGTACCCTGGAGTTATCCACTATATCCTGGTGATGGCCTTGGGGCTACAGGCCCGGCTGATGGGTGGCCAGTTCTAACATCATATCCATCTGGTTCCAGCAACTGCTTGCTCTTAGGGACCTTGCTGAATGTTTGAATCTATCTGTGTCCTCAAGTTGAAGGATTTGAGGGAAATGCTCTCCCTGCCCTACTCAGGAGCCACTACAACTTAGGCTTTCATGGTCTGGTTGGGATGTTGAGAACCTGGCCAAGTGTGATTGGCTTCTGAGGTGCATCTGTAGGGGGGACACACCCAGTGAGATCAAAGTACTGTCATTCTTCAGGGCTAGTCCTCAGGGTACTAATACCTTCTgagtaaaaatatttaaggaagttTCAGATGTGCTGTTACCAGTAAGGAGCTGTAAAGCTTAGAGAAGTTTTTCTAGATCATGAGTAATAAAAGTAACTTCTACAGCCGTCAGAGAGGAAAGACAAAATTgtgtttctgttctcttttttgaaaataaaattcagtattgttaggtgtggtggcatgtacctgtagtcccagctcttcagtaggctgaggtgggaggatcacttgagcccaggagtttgaagctagcCTGGATAatatagtgaaaccccatctctaaaaaaataaaaataaaaaatgaaaaaattgttatatGAAGAGGCAGTGATATAGCAATAAGTTTTGTGGAGGTGAATCAGACAGGTTAATAATAATTCTAATAATACtacaacttaaaattttataattgtgatttcttttcttattagtTTCATACCTAATTTTGTACCTAATTTACTTAACAGGTCTTCTCAAATTATACAGTCAGTAGGCCCCATAAAAGTTAGATTTGTTCCTAGTCACTAGTGAACCTAGATCTCTTTTTGGATTGTTTCCCTAAACATGGGATGGATTGTGTTGATTGTCCTCTTGTGATATGTGTGATATTTCCGGGAAAATTGAGAATTGAGAATTTGTGACTCGGACTAATTTTTTGCTATAGAACTCTAGCCTGTTCAGaaattatgtttttgattttGGCCTCATTAACTTCATGTTCTGGTCAGCTGATACAACATACTTAGATTAATGTTACTGGTAAAAGCTGTAGCAGATTCATTAGTAGGGCTTTTAAGCTACAtaataaaagcacaaaatttCTAATCAAATAGCCATCTACCCTACCTATATTTATTCTCcttgttatttaaaattactgACAAAtcataatttaacttttaaaaatttcactttttagaaaatttaaaaataaatgtaaaaggagtAAGCAAATGTCCTCAAAATCTTACCACTTGAATACGGCCACTGTCACATGAAGGCTGATactgtttaaaaatatgctttgtaGCACTGGAATCTGAGTTGGGAGACTAGCATTTTCTGGGTTCTAGACTTGTCAGTAATTTTCTctatgactttgagcaagttacttcctCACTAAGGCTCAGTCTCCTCACCAGGAAAGAGAGATAATGATATATTATAGGGTTTTGTGATGTATTTGGAATTTCTAACTAGGTAGTAGTTGTAAAGTAGTGTCTACACCATAAATTaccatataaatgaaaatttccatTATTAATTGTcctttttaattaagaaaaagtatatagaaacaaatactattttttatgctattatagCTACAAAGATGGCAACAAAAATACCAGCTTGAAAACTTGGAATAAAAATGACTTTAGGCCTCAATGTCAAAGAACAAACCTAGTTGCAAATGGTGGAAGAAATTCTTGTCCAATGAGTTTGGGAGCTCAGCAACAGAAACAATTAAGAATATCTGAACCTCCTAACCTGTCTCACCACAGAGAAACTGAGGTACTCAGACAAGCACATTCATCAAAATTATCTGACTCCACAATGAGAGGTCTA
The Eulemur rufifrons isolate Redbay chromosome 9, OSU_ERuf_1, whole genome shotgun sequence DNA segment above includes these coding regions:
- the SPATA22 gene encoding spermatogenesis-associated protein 22 isoform X2; translation: MKRNLNENLTRSTAGCLPVPLFNQKKRNRQPLTSNPLKNDADWAWEAMNPELAPLTKTMNTGQIPHLVSRPLRSQDSMPNSIQSNTERNQCGWSYKDGNKNTSLKTWNKNDFRPQCQRTNLVANGGRNSCPMSLGAQQQKQLRISEPPNLSHHRETEVLRQAHSSKLSDSTMRGLNKNSATQAFKPNFQQNQLKKKMLDDIPEENTLKETSFYQLQLKEKDNTLRIISAVIESMKYWREHAQKAVLLFELLAVLDSAVTPGPYHSKTFLMRDGKNTLPCVFYEIDRELPRLIRGRVHRCVGSYDQKKNIFKCVSVRPASVSEQKAFQAFVKIVDVEMRYYTNVMNET
- the SPATA22 gene encoding spermatogenesis-associated protein 22 isoform X4; translation: MKRNLNENLTRSTAGCLPVPLFNQKKRNRQPLTSNPLKNDAGISTASDSYDFPSLPTDWAWEAMNPELAPLTKTMNTGQIPHLVSRPLRSQDSMPNSIQSNTERNQCGWSYKDGNKNTSLKTWNKNDFRPQCQRTNLVANGGRNSCPMSLGAQQQKQLRISEPPNLSHHRETEVLRQAHSSKLSDSTMRGLNKNSATQAFKPNFQQNQLKKKMLDDIPEENTLKETSFYQLQLKEKDNTLRIISAVIESMKYWREHAQKAVLLFELLGS
- the SPATA22 gene encoding spermatogenesis-associated protein 22 isoform X1, with the protein product MKRNLNENLTRSTAGCLPVPLFNQKKRNRQPLTSNPLKNDAGISTASDSYDFPSLPTDWAWEAMNPELAPLTKTMNTGQIPHLVSRPLRSQDSMPNSIQSNTERNQCGWSYKDGNKNTSLKTWNKNDFRPQCQRTNLVANGGRNSCPMSLGAQQQKQLRISEPPNLSHHRETEVLRQAHSSKLSDSTMRGLNKNSATQAFKPNFQQNQLKKKMLDDIPEENTLKETSFYQLQLKEKDNTLRIISAVIESMKYWREHAQKAVLLFELLAVLDSAVTPGPYHSKTFLMRDGKNTLPCVFYEIDRELPRLIRGRVHRCVGSYDQKKNIFKCVSVRPASVSEQKAFQAFVKIVDVEMRYYTNVMNET